The Populus nigra chromosome 14, ddPopNigr1.1, whole genome shotgun sequence genome has a segment encoding these proteins:
- the LOC133672888 gene encoding heavy metal-associated isoprenylated plant protein 23-like: protein MGVSGTLEFLSDLVGSGGHKHKKKQLQTVELKVRMDCDGCELKVKNALSSMSGVKKVEINRKQQRVTVSGYVDSNRVLKKAKSTGKRAEIWPYVPYSLVAQPFATQAYDKKAPPGYVRKVENTAAIGTVTRYEDPYTSMFSDDNPNACSIM, encoded by the exons ATGGGCGTTAGTGGCACTTTGGAGTTTTTATCTGACTTGGTGGGAAGTGGTGGCCATAAACACAAAAAGAAGCAGTTGCAGACTGTAGAGCTCAAGGTCAGGATGGACTGTGATGGCTGTGAACTTAAGGTCAAGAATGCCCTTTCTTCAATGAGTG GAGTAAAAAAGGTGGAGATAAACAGAAAACAACAAAGGGTGACTGTTTCAGGATATGTTGATTCAAATAGGGTCTTGAAGAAGGCAAAGTCAACAGGGAAAAGGGCAGAGATTTGGCCATATGTTCCTTACAGTTTAGTGGCTCAACCTTTCGCTACCCAGGCTTATGACAAGAAAGCACCTCCTGGTTATGTCAGGAAAGTAGAGAACACTGCCGCCATAGGCACTGTGACTAGATATGAGGACCCCTACACCTCCATGTTCAGCGACGACAACCCAAATGCTTGCTCTATCATGTAA
- the LOC133673162 gene encoding protein CELLULOSE SYNTHASE INTERACTIVE 1-like yields the protein MAATLAWRLSATNGSSLATADLEKNGDLKIQDSEPPTPHSVMKMGVRDRTSSMEDPDGTLASVAQCIELLRQSSSSVQEKEYALRQLRELVETRENAFSAVGSHSQAVPVLVSLLRSGSLGVKIQAATVLGSLCKENELRVKVLLGGCIPPLLGLLKSSSAEGQIAAAKTIYAVSQGGAKDHVGSKIFSTEGVVPALWELLRNGLKTGNLVDNLLTGALKNLSSSTEGFWSATIQAGGVDILVKLLTTGQSDTQANVCFLLACMMMQDASICFKVLAAEATKQLLKLLGPGNEASVRAEAAGALKSLSAQCKDARQEIAKSNGIPALINATIAPSKEFMQGEYAQALQENAMCALANISGGLSFVISSLGQSLESCSSPAQAADTLGALASALMIYDSKAESTRASDPVAIEQTLVNQFKPRLPFLVQERTIEALASLYGNAILSVKLVNSEAKRLLVGLITMAINEVQDELVRALLTLCNNEGSLWRALQGREGVQLLISLLGLSSEQQQECAVALLCLLSNENDESKWAITAAGGIPPLVQILETGSAKAKEDSATILRNLCNHSEDIRACVESADAVPALLWLLKNGSPNGKEIAAKTLNHLIHKSDTATISQLTALLTSDLPESKVYVLDALRSMLSVVPLSDVLRDGSAANDAIETMIKILSSTKEETQAKSASALAGIFETRKDLRESSIAVKTLWSVMKLLNVESENILAESSHCLASVFLSIKENREVAAVGRDALSPLIALANSLTLEVAEQATCALANLILDGEVSEKAIPDEIIVPATRVLREGTISGKTHAAAAIARLLHSRRIDNSITDCVNRAGTVLALVSFLESASGGSVPTSEALAALAILSRSEGTSGHIKPAWAVLAEFPKRITPIVLSIADATPLLQDKAIEILSRLCRDQPFVLGEAVACASGCIPSVARRVINSTNPKVKIGGAALLICAAKVSHQRVVEDLNQSNSCSHLIQSLVTMLCSADASPSEDLVDDDKEVISIHRYAKEGENGESHKGTAVIYGYNLAVWLLSVLACHDEKSKIVIMKAGAVEVLTNRISSCFSHYSQSDFSEDSSIWICALLLAILFQDRDIIRAHATMKSIPVLANLLKSEESANRYFAAQAIASLVCNGSRGTLLSVANSGSAGGLISLLGCADGDISDLLELSEVFALVRYPDQVALERLFRVEDIRIGATSRKAIPALVDLLKPIPDRPGAPFLALGLLNQLAKDCPPNKTVMVESGVLEALTKYLSLGPQDATEEAATDLLGILFNSAEIRRHEAAFGAVSQLVAVLRLGGRAARYSAAKALESLFSADHIRNADTARQAVQPLVEILNTGLEKEQHAAIAALVRLLSENPSRALAVADVEMNAVDVLCRILSSNCSMELKGDAAELCGVLFGNTRIRSTMAAARCVEPLVSLLVTEFSPAQYSVVCALDKLVDDEQLAELVAAHGAVIPLVGLLYGRNYMLHEAISRALVKLGKDRPACKMEMVKAGVIESILDILHEAPDFLGAAFAELLRILTNNASIAKGPSAAKVVEPLFLQLTRPEFGPDGQHSALQVLVNILEHPQCRADYTLTSHQTIEPLIPLLDSPAPAVQQLAAELLSHLLMEEHLQKDPVTQQVIGPLIRVLGSGIHILQQRAVKALVSIALIWPNEIAKEGGVSELSKVILQADPSLPHALWESAASVLASILQFSSEFYLEVPVAVLVRLLRSGLESTVVGALNALLVLESDDGTSAEAMAESGAIEALLELLRSHQCEETAARLLEVLLNNVKIRESKVTKSAILPLSQYLLDPQTQAQQARLLATLALGDLFQNEGLARSTDAVSACRALVNVLEEQPTEEMKVVAICALQNLVMYSRSNKRAVAEAGGVQVVLDVIGSSDPDTSVQAAMFVKLLFSNHTIQEYASSETVRAITAAIEKDLWATGTVNEEYLKALNALFSNFPRLRATEPATLSIPHLVTSLKTGSEATQEAALDALFLLRQAWSACPAEVSRAQSIAAADAIPLLQYLIQSGPPRFQEKAEFLLQCLPGTLVVIIKRGNNMKQSVGNPSVYCKITLGSTPPRQTKVVSTGPNPEFDESFSWSFESPPKGQKLHISCKNKSKMGKSSFGKVTIQIDRVVMLGAVAGEYTLLPQSKSGPSRNLEIEFQWSNK from the exons atggcGGCTACACTTGCTTGGAGGTTATCTGCTACCAATGGCAGCAGCCTAGCCACTGCTGATCTG GAAAAAAATGGCgatctaaaaattcaagattcagAGCCACCAACTCCCCATTCAGTTATGAAGATGGGTGTAAG AGACCGTACTAGTAGCATGGAGGATCCAGATGGCACACTAGCAAGTGTAGCACAATGCATTGAGCTGCTACGTCAGAGTTCCTCATCTGTACAAGAGAAAGAGTATGCATTGAGACAGTTGCGAGAACTTGTTGAGACACGTGAAAATGCATTCAGTGCTGTGGGATCTCACTCTCAAGCAGTTCCAGTGCTTGTTTCTCTTCTCCGGTCAGGATCACTGGGAGTGAAGATACAGGCTGCTACTGTCCTAGGTTCTCTCTGCAAGGAGAATGAACTAAGGGTAAAAGTCTTACTTGGAGGATGCATCCCACCATTGCTTGGTCTCCTCAAGTCCAGCTCCGCAGAAGGGCAAATTGCAGCGGCAAAGACAATATATGCCGTTTCCCAGGGTGGTGCTAAGGATCATGTTGGCTCAAAAATTTTTTCAACTGAAGGAGTTGTGCCTGCACTCTGGGAGTTGCTTCGAAACGGGCTCAAGACGGGCAACTTAGTTGATAACTTGTTGACTGGAGCTTTAAAAAACCTCTCCAGCAGCACTGAGGGATTTTGGTCTGCAACAATACAAGCTGGAGGAGTGGATATACTAGTGAAGTTGCTCACAACAGGACAGTCAGACACACAAGCAAATGTGTGCTTTCTTCTTGCATGCATGATGATGCAAGATGCATCTATTTGTTTCAAGGTATTGGCTGCAGAGGCTACTAAACAGCTGCTCAAGCTGTTAGGACCTGGCAATGAAGCCTCTGTTAGAGCAGAAGCTGCAGGTGCCCTTAAGTCTCTTTCTGCACAGTGCAAAGATGCAAGACAAGAGATAGCTAAATCTAATGGCATTCCTGCTCTGATAAACGCGACAATAGCTCCTTCAAAAGAATTCATGCAGGGGGAGTATGCCCAAGCATTACAGGAAAATGCAATGTGTGCTCTTGCAAATATTTCTGGTGGCTTGTCATTTGTCATCTCAAGCCTTGGTCAAAGCCTTGAATCATGCTCTTCACCTGCCCAGGCTGCTGACACTTTAGGAGCTTTGGCTTCAGCTCTGATGATATATGATAGTAAAGCTGAATCCACTAGGGCATCAGATCCTGTGGCTATTGAACAGACTTTAGTTAATCAGTTCAAGCCTCGTTTACCCTTTCTTGTGCAAGAGCGTACCATAGAAGCATTAGCTAGTTTGTATGGGAATGCCATCCTCTCAGTTAAACTTGTAAATTCTGAAGCAAAACGGTTGCTTGTTGGTTTGATTACGATGGCTATCAATGAAGTTCAGGATGAGCTTGTAAGAGCTCTTCTCACACTTTGCAATAATGAAGGCAGTCTATGGCGTGCGCTTCAAGGACGTGAAGGGGTCCAGCTATTGATATCTCTTCTTGGCCTTTCATCGGAACAGCAGCAGGAATGTGCAGTGGCATTGCTTTGCCTTCTATCTAATGAAAATGACGAAAGCAAGTGGGCCATCACTGCTGCTGGTGGTATACCTCCCCTTGTCCAAATTCTAGAGACAGGATCTGCAAAAGCCAAGGAAGATTCTGCTACAATCCTTAGGAACTTATGCAATCACAGTGAAGATATACGTGCATGTGTCGAAAGTGCTGATGCTGTTCCTGCATTATTATGGCTACTGAAGAATGGGAGTCCCAATGGGAAAGAAATTGCAGCAAAGACTTTAAATCATTTGATCCATAAATCCGATACAGCAACTATTAGTCAGCTCACTGCATTGTTAACCAGTGATCTACCTGAATCAAAAGTGTATGTCCTGGATGCTCTAAGAAGTATGCTTTCTGTGGTTCCCTTGAGTGATGTACTACGGGATGGCAGTGCTGCAAATGATGCGATTGAGACAATGATTAAGATATTGAGCTCTACTAAAGAAGAGACTCAGGCCAAGTCTGCCTCTGCTTTGGCTGGAATTTTTGAAACCAGAAAGGATTTACGTGAAAGCAGCATTGCTGTTAAAACACTTTGGTCAGTGATGAAATTGCTAAATGTTGAATCGGAAAACATCTTAGCAGAGTCATCTCATTGCCTTGCTTCagtatttctttcaattaaagagAACCGGGAAGTGGCTGCTGTTGGTCGTGATGCATTGTCTCCTTTAATTGCACTTGCTAACTCATTGACTTTGGAAGTAGCTGAACAGGCAACATGTGCTCTTGCAAATCTTATTTTGGACGGTGAAGTTTCAGAAAAAGCAATTCCAGATGAAATTATTGTGCCAGCGACTAGGGTTTTGCGTGAAGGAACAATTTCTGGGAAGACCCATGCAGCAGCAGCAATTGCTCGTCTCCTTCATTCTCGTAGAATTGATAATTCCATAACTGATTGTGTCAATCGTGCAGGAACAGTACTTGCATTAGTTTCTTTTCTAGAATCTGCAAGTGGTGGATCTGTTCCCACATCAGAGGCCCTAGCTGCACTTGCTATTCTGTCAAGGTCAGAAGGGACTAGCGGACACATCAAACCAGCATGGGCAGTTTTAGCTGAATTTCCAAAACGCATAACCCCAATAGTTTTGTCGATTGCAGATGCAACACCCTTGTTGCAGGATAAGGCTATTGAAATATTATCGAGACTTTGCCGAGATCAGCCTTTTGTTTTAGGAGAGGCAGTTGCTTGTGCCTCTGGATGTATACCTTCAGTGGCTAGAAGGGTGATCAATTCCACAAACCCAAAGGTCAAAATTGGAGGAGCTGCACTTCTTATTTGCGCTGCGAAAGTTAGTCATCAAAGAGTGGTGGAAGATCTTAACCAATCAAATTCATGTAGTCATCTTATTCAATCACTTGTCACAATGCTTTGTTCTGCAGATGCTTCTCCTTCAGAAGACCTGGTTGATGATGACAAGGAGGTCATTAGCATCCACAGATATGCTAAAGAAGGTGAGAATGGTGAATCTCATAAAGGAACAGCAGTAATTTATGGTTATAACTTAGCTGTTTGGCTACTTTCGGTTCTTGCCTGCCATGATGAGAAAAGTAAAATTGTTATAATGAAGGCCGGAGCAGTTGAAGTCCTCACCAACAGAATCTCCAGTTGTTTTTCACACTACAGTCAG AGTGATTTTAGTGAAGACAGCAGCATATGGATTTGTGCTCTACTGCTAGCTATTCTGTTTCAAGATAGAGACATCATACGTGCACATGCaaccatgaaatctataccagTACTTGCAAATTTGTTGAAGTCAGAGGAATCTGCAAACAGATATTTTGCTGCACAGGCAATAGCCAGCCTAGTGTGTAATGGTAGTAGGGGAACTCTTCTGTCTGTTGCAAATTCTGGGTCAGCAGGTGGTCTTATCTCCTTACTTGGCTGTGCTGATGGTGATATATCTGATCTTCTGGAATTGTCTGAGGTGTTTGCTTTAGTGCGTTATCCGGACCAAGTTGCCCTAGAGAGGTTATTCAGAGTTGAAGACATTAGAATTGGTGCTACATCTCGCAAAGCAATACCTGCTCTTGTTGATCTACTCAAACCAATTCCAGATCGTCCTGGGGCACCTTTTCTAGCATTAGGACTTCTAAATCAGCTTGCAAAAGACTGTCCACCAAATAAGACTGTTATGGTTGAATCAGGGGTTTTGGAGGCCCTGACTAAGTATCTTTCACTTGGTCCACAAGATGCAACCGAGGAAGCTGCAACTGATCTGTTAGGGATCCTATTTAATAGTGCTGAGATTCGGAGACATGAAGCTGCTTTTGGTGCTGTCAGTCAACTTGTTGCTGTCCTGCGCCTGGGTGGAAGAGCTGCAAGGTATAGTGCTGCTAAAGCATTGGAAAGCTTGTTTTCTGCTGATCACATCAGGAATGCAGACACTGCCCGACAAGCTGTCCAACCCTTGGTGGAAATTCTTAATACTGGTCTAGAGAAAGAGCAGCATGCTGCTATAGCTGCATTGGTTAGGTTATTGAGTGAAAACCCATCAAGAGCTCTTGCAGTTGCTGATGTTGAAATGAATGCAGTGGATGTACTTTGCAGGATCCTCTCGTCAAATTGCTCAATGGAGCTGAAGGGGGATGCTGCAGAGTTGTGCGgtgttttgtttggaaatacaaGAATCAGGTCTACAATGGCTGCAGCTCGCTGTGTTGAGCCTTTGGTCTCTCTCCTTGTAACTGAGTTCAGTCCTGCTCAGTATTCAGTTGTCTGTGCATTGGATAAACTCGTTGATGATGAACAACTGGCAGAACTAGTTGCTGCACATGGTGCAGTTATTCCTCTTGTTGGCCTTCTCTATGGTAGGAACTACATGCTTCATGAGGCTATCTCCAGAGCACTTGTGAAGTTGGGGAAAGACAGGCCTGCTTGTAAAATGGAAATGGTAAAAGCTGGAGTAATTGAAAGCATACTTGATATCCTCCATGAAGCACCAGATTTTCTAGGTGCAGCATTTGCAGAATTGCTCAGAATATTGACCAACAATGCTAGCATTGCCAAGGGGCCTTCTGCTGCAAAAGTGGTTGAGCCCCTTTTCCTGCAGCTGACAAGACCAGAATTTGGGCCTGATGGACAACATAGTGCTTTACAGGTTCTAGTTAATATTCTGGAACATCCACAGTGCCGTGCAGATTATACCCTTACCTCTCACCAAACTATCGAGCCACTTATCCCCTTGCTTGATTCTCCAGCTCCGGCAGTGCAACAGCTGGCTGCTGAGCTCCTCTCTCATCTGCTCATGGAAGAACATCTTCAGAAGGATCCAGTGACACAGCAAGTAATTGGTCCCCTTATACGGGTTCTTGGTTCTGGCATACACATCTTGCAGCAGAGAGCTGTAAAGGCTCTTGTTAGCATTGCACTAATATGGCCAAATGAAATTGCCAAAGAGGGTGGTGTGAGTGAGTTGTCCAAAGTTATATTGCAAGCTGATCCTTCTCTTCCCCATGCCTTGTGGGAATCTGCTGCTTCTGTTTTGGCTAGCATTTTACAGTttagttctgaattttatttGGAAGTTCCTGTAGCTGTCTTGGTAAGGTTGCTCCGTTCTGGCTTAGAAAGCACTGTGGTTGGTGCATTGAATGCTCTTTTGGTGTTAGAAAGTGATGATGGAACTAGTGCTGAAGCTATGGCTGAAAGCGGTGCCATAGAGGCTCTTTTGGAACTTCTCAGAAGCCATCAGTGTGAGGAAACAGCTGCAAGATTGCTTGAAGTACTACTTAACAATGTGAAAATCAGAGAATCAAAAGTTACTAAATCTGCAATCTTGCCATTATCACAATACCTCTTGGATCCCCAAACTCAAGCACAACAGGCAAGATTATTGGCAACTTTGGCACTTGGTGATCTATTCCAGAATGAGGGCCTGGCTCGAAGTACTGATGCTGTGTCAGCTTGTCGTGCTCTAGTCAATGTGCTTGAAGAGCAACCTACAGAAGAAATGAAAGTAGTAGCAATATGTGCTTTGCAAAACCTGGTCATGTATAGCCGATCCAATAAAAGAGCTGTTGCAGAGGCTGGTGGTGTTCAAGTTGTATTGGATGTAATTGGTTCAAGTGATCCCGATACATCTGTCCAGGCTGCAATGTTTGTTAAACTCCTCTTCTCCAATCACACCATTCAAGAGTATGCGTCCAGTGAAACAGTCAGAGCCATAACTG CTGCTATTGAAAAGGATTTATGGGCCACTGGGACCGTGAATGAGGAGTATCTCAAAGCTCTAAATGCCCTTTTTAGCAACTTCCCAAGGTTGAGAGCCACCGAGCCTGCAACACTCAGCATACCCCATCTGGTTACATCTCTCAAGACAGGATCAGAAGCAACTCAAGAAGCTGCCTTGGATGCTCTTTTTCTTCTTAGGCAAGCTTGGTCAGCATGCCCAGCTGAAGTTTCAAGAGCTCAATCTATTGCTGCTGCAGATGCAATCCCCTTGTTGCAATACTTGATTCAGTCTGGCCCACCTCGATTTCAGGAGAAGGCTGAATTTCTGCTGCAGTGTTTGCCTGGGACACTCGTGGTTATTATCAAGCGTGGAAACAACATGAAGCAGTCGGTGGGGAACCCTAGTGTTTATTGCAAGATTACACTTGGAAGTACACCACCAAGGCAAACAAAG GTCGTATCAACTGGTCCCAATCCGGAGTTTGATGAGAGCTTTTCATGGTCCTTCGAGAGTCCTCCAAAAGGCCAAAAGCTTCACATCTCATGCAAAAATAAGAGTAAAATGGGGAAG AGTTCTTTCGGAAAAGTAACAATCCAGATTGATCGGGTTGTCATGCTTGGAGCAGTAGCTGGGGAATACACTCTGTTGCCACAAAGCAAGAGTGGACCCTCAAGGAATTTGGAAATTGAATTTCAGTGGTCAAACAAGTAA